One stretch of Halobaculum marinum DNA includes these proteins:
- the glnA gene encoding type I glutamate--ammonia ligase: MTDGNTKPDGGLSAVEQNVLDEIEDKGIDFLRLQFTDILGTVKNVSVPATQAEKAFTEGIYFDGSSIDGFVRIQESDMRLKPDPETFAVLPWRTREGQEGGAARLICDVIDTSTGEPFEGDPRGVLKSALERASDMGFEVNAAPEPEFFLFEHDEEGRATTKTNDAGGYFDLAPKDLASDVRRDIIYGLEDMGFEIEASHHEVAEGQHEINFEYDDALTTADNVGTFRTVVRAIAAQHDLHATFMPKPIPRINGSGMHTHISLFTEDGENAFHDDDDEFNLSEEAKQFTAGILEHAPAIAAVTNPTVNSYKRLVPGYEAPVYVAWSDRNRSALIRKPAARVPAASRIEARFPDPSCNPYLAFAALIHAGLDGIEKELDCDDPVRENIYEFDEAKREEYGIETLPSNLGEAIAELEEDELVKEALGDHVAEKFIEAKKTEYDEYRIDVSQWELDQYLETF, encoded by the coding sequence ATGACGGACGGAAACACCAAACCCGACGGCGGGCTGAGCGCGGTGGAACAGAACGTCCTCGACGAGATTGAAGACAAGGGGATCGACTTCCTCCGGCTCCAGTTCACCGACATCCTCGGGACGGTCAAGAACGTCTCAGTCCCGGCGACGCAGGCCGAGAAGGCGTTCACCGAGGGCATCTACTTCGACGGCTCCTCCATCGACGGCTTCGTTCGCATCCAGGAGTCCGACATGCGGCTCAAGCCGGACCCCGAGACGTTCGCCGTGCTCCCGTGGCGGACCCGCGAGGGACAGGAAGGCGGCGCCGCTCGCCTCATCTGCGACGTGATCGACACCTCGACGGGCGAGCCGTTCGAGGGCGACCCCCGCGGCGTCCTGAAGTCCGCGCTGGAGCGCGCCAGCGACATGGGCTTCGAGGTCAACGCCGCCCCCGAACCGGAGTTCTTCCTGTTCGAGCACGACGAGGAGGGCCGCGCGACGACGAAGACGAACGACGCCGGTGGCTACTTCGACCTCGCGCCGAAGGACCTCGCGTCGGACGTCCGTCGTGACATCATCTATGGCCTCGAGGACATGGGCTTCGAGATCGAGGCGTCCCACCACGAGGTCGCCGAGGGCCAACACGAGATCAACTTCGAGTACGACGACGCCCTCACGACCGCCGACAACGTCGGGACCTTCCGCACGGTCGTGCGCGCCATCGCCGCCCAGCACGACCTCCACGCGACGTTCATGCCCAAGCCGATCCCGCGCATCAACGGGTCGGGCATGCACACCCACATCTCGCTGTTCACCGAGGACGGCGAGAACGCGTTCCACGACGACGACGACGAGTTCAACCTCAGCGAGGAGGCCAAGCAGTTCACCGCCGGGATCCTCGAGCACGCGCCCGCTATCGCGGCCGTGACGAACCCGACCGTGAACTCCTACAAGCGGCTCGTCCCCGGCTACGAGGCACCCGTGTACGTCGCGTGGTCCGACCGCAACCGCTCGGCGCTCATCCGCAAGCCGGCCGCGCGCGTGCCGGCGGCCTCGCGCATCGAGGCGCGCTTCCCCGACCCGTCGTGTAACCCGTACCTCGCGTTCGCGGCGCTCATCCACGCCGGTCTCGACGGCATCGAGAAGGAACTGGACTGTGACGACCCGGTCCGCGAGAACATCTACGAGTTCGACGAGGCCAAGCGCGAGGAGTACGGCATCGAGACGCTGCCGTCGAACCTCGGCGAGGCAATCGCCGAACTCGAGGAAGACGAGCTCGTGAAGGAGGCACTCGGCGACCACGTCGCCGAGAAGTTCATCGAGGCGAAGAAGACCGAGTACGACGAGTACCGGATCGACGTCTCCCAGTGGGAGCTCGACCAGTACCTCGAGACGTTCTGA
- a CDS encoding aminopeptidase: MDPRIREHAETIVEHSIELEAGDNLVIHLPAEAEDLAVALHEYAGDIGANPVYLNNSTRADRAYLRAREEDFELPEHKLALFEETDAFVIARGGGNVSEKVDVDPETTAAYNRATRPVQQERLSKTWCLTQFPTEGRAQLAGMSTEEYENFVYDAVSLDWEAQAEFQQEMVDRLNVADEVRIKSGEETDLTMSIAGNSALNDDGKANLPGGEVFTAPVKDSVNGTVYFDMPLYRQGREIEGVRLTFEDGRVEEFSAERNEDVLEGVFNTDENARYLGELGIGMNRAIDQFTYNMLFDEKMGDTVHMAVGAAYPETVGEGNEVNESAEHVDMIVDMSEDSVIELDGEVVQEDGTFVFEDREA; encoded by the coding sequence ATGGACCCACGCATCCGCGAGCACGCCGAGACCATCGTCGAGCACTCCATCGAGTTGGAGGCGGGCGACAACCTCGTCATCCACCTCCCCGCCGAGGCAGAGGACCTCGCGGTCGCCCTCCACGAGTACGCCGGCGACATCGGCGCCAACCCCGTCTACCTGAACAACTCGACGCGCGCCGACCGCGCGTACCTGCGCGCCCGCGAGGAGGACTTCGAACTCCCCGAGCACAAACTCGCGCTGTTCGAGGAGACGGACGCGTTCGTCATCGCCCGCGGCGGCGGCAACGTCTCCGAGAAGGTCGACGTCGACCCCGAGACGACCGCCGCCTACAACCGCGCCACCCGCCCCGTCCAGCAGGAACGCCTCTCGAAGACGTGGTGTCTCACCCAGTTCCCGACCGAGGGCCGCGCCCAGTTGGCCGGGATGAGCACCGAGGAGTACGAGAACTTCGTGTACGACGCCGTCAGCCTCGACTGGGAGGCGCAGGCGGAGTTCCAGCAGGAGATGGTCGACCGCCTGAACGTGGCCGACGAGGTCCGCATCAAGTCGGGCGAGGAGACTGACCTCACGATGTCCATCGCGGGCAACTCCGCGCTCAACGACGACGGGAAGGCGAACCTCCCCGGTGGCGAGGTGTTCACCGCGCCGGTGAAAGACAGCGTGAACGGCACCGTCTACTTCGACATGCCGCTGTACCGGCAGGGCCGCGAGATCGAGGGCGTCCGTCTCACGTTCGAGGACGGTCGCGTCGAGGAGTTCTCCGCCGAGCGCAACGAGGACGTGCTCGAAGGCGTGTTCAACACCGACGAGAACGCCCGCTACCTCGGCGAACTCGGGATCGGGATGAACCGCGCCATCGACCAGTTCACCTACAACATGCTGTTCGACGAGAAGATGGGCGACACGGTCCACATGGCCGTCGGCGCCGCCTATCCCGAGACGGTCGGCGAGGGTAACGAGGTCAACGAGTCCGCCGAGCACGTCGACATGATCGTCGACATGAGCGAGGACTCCGTGATCGAACTGGACGGCGAGGTCGTGCAGGAGGATGGGACGTTCGTGTTCGAGGACCGCGAGGCGTGA
- the lrp gene encoding HTH-type transcriptional regulator Lrp, whose protein sequence is MTYENLDARLVNALLGNGRASLRSLGEDLDVSVTTVSNHLRDLEDEGVIEGYTPRVNYDRLGYDVTAIVQLKVEGSALPDIVDRLREQQQMTSVYEVTGDYDVIAIGKFHDTDEMNEGIKGLLADQDIRETNTSVVLNTVVENGQFELDVEE, encoded by the coding sequence ATGACGTACGAAAATCTCGATGCCAGGCTCGTCAACGCGCTGCTCGGAAACGGTCGCGCCAGCCTCCGCTCGCTGGGCGAGGATCTCGACGTGTCGGTGACGACCGTCTCGAACCACCTCCGCGACCTCGAAGACGAGGGCGTCATCGAAGGGTACACACCGCGGGTGAACTACGACCGACTCGGCTACGACGTGACCGCCATCGTCCAACTCAAGGTCGAGGGGAGCGCGCTGCCGGACATCGTCGACCGACTCCGCGAACAACAGCAGATGACCTCCGTCTACGAGGTCACCGGCGACTACGACGTCATCGCGATCGGCAAGTTCCACGACACCGACGAGATGAACGAGGGGATCAAGGGGCTGCTCGCCGACCAGGACATCCGCGAGACGAACACCTCGGTCGTGCTCAACACCGTCGTCGAGAACGGGCAGTTCGAACTGGACGTCGAGGAGTGA
- a CDS encoding alpha/beta fold hydrolase yields MPYASNGDVDLYYEVDGEGDDDRDVDAVAFCGEVGFGPWQWGWQHAAVAGPYRTVVPATRGTGDSDAPPGPYTVGQLAADLDTVLADAGVRSAHVVGVGLGGMVALHAALHSNRAKKLALVGTPAYGGGLNPDALWADPGDPAALEASLRAAVTDDFLDAMPDAVARIVEWRAAEDADRDAWEAQRAALREFDLSDRLYEVTNETLVLHGSDDAVCPPAKGQELAEGLPRGEFVAVDGAGHLATVEASREVNDRILGFFGEE; encoded by the coding sequence GTGCCGTACGCATCGAACGGGGACGTGGATCTGTACTACGAGGTGGACGGCGAGGGCGACGACGACCGCGACGTGGACGCCGTCGCGTTCTGCGGCGAGGTCGGGTTCGGCCCGTGGCAGTGGGGCTGGCAACACGCCGCGGTCGCCGGGCCGTACCGGACGGTCGTCCCGGCGACCCGGGGCACCGGCGACTCCGACGCCCCACCCGGGCCGTACACCGTCGGCCAGTTGGCCGCCGACCTCGACACCGTGCTCGCCGACGCGGGGGTCCGGTCGGCCCACGTCGTCGGCGTCGGCCTCGGCGGGATGGTCGCGCTCCACGCCGCACTCCACTCGAACCGGGCGAAGAAGCTCGCACTCGTCGGGACCCCCGCGTACGGCGGTGGGCTAAATCCCGACGCGCTGTGGGCCGACCCCGGCGACCCCGCCGCGCTGGAGGCGTCGCTGCGGGCCGCCGTCACCGACGACTTCCTCGACGCGATGCCCGACGCGGTCGCCCGCATCGTCGAGTGGCGCGCCGCCGAGGACGCCGACCGCGACGCGTGGGAGGCCCAGCGGGCGGCGCTCCGCGAGTTCGACCTGTCCGACCGACTGTACGAGGTGACCAACGAGACGCTCGTGCTCCACGGGAGCGACGACGCGGTGTGTCCCCCCGCGAAGGGACAGGAACTGGCTGAGGGACTCCCGCGCGGGGAGTTCGTCGCGGTCGACGGCGCCGGCCACCTCGCGACCGTCGAGGCGAGTCGCGAGGTGAACGACCGGATCCTCGGGTTCTTCGGGGAGGAGTGA
- the alaS gene encoding alanine--tRNA ligase: MSDLTAEYRLEYFEEEGFSRKECPSCGAHFWTRDDERELCGEPPCEDYSFVGAPGFDEPYTLEEMREAFLSYFEEHDHERIAPYPVAANRWRDDVLLTQASIYDFQPLVTSGETPPPANPLTISQPCIRMQDIDNVGKTGRHTMAFEMMAHHAFNAKEEVGDKYAYSGEVYWKDETVRLCDGLFEELGADLADITYIEDPWVGGGNAGPAIEVIYKGAELATLVFMSLEQDPDGEYELKDGNTYSEMDTYIVDTGYGLERWTWMSQGTPTVYEAVYPEMIDFLKENAGVGLTDEEEELVRRASTLAGHLDIDEVEDIEAARDNIADKLDVDTDELTTLLEPLENIYAIADHCRTLAYMFGDEIVPSNVGTGYLARMVLRRTKRLVDEVGVDAPLDELVDMQADRLGYQNRDTIRDMVRTEVEKYRETLERGGRKVEALADEYAGTGESIPVEDLIELYDSHGIQPDMVEEIAAERGADVEVPDDFYGLVASRHDSEQAFDRDESADERLADLPETERLYYDDQDRTEFEAVVLDVFEREDGYDVVLDQTMFYPEGGGQPADRGTLSTEDATVEVEDVQLSGDVVLHHTDEDPGKGEFVRGQVDAERRRRLMRHHTATHIVGYAARQVLGDHIRQAGAQKGLQSSRLDVAHYDRVSREQVKEIERVANDLVRRNLPVKQEWPDRHEAESEHGFDLYQGGIPPGEQIRLIRVGDDVQACGGTHVARTGDIGTIKLLKAEPVQDGVERLVFAAGEAAIDATHRTEDALYDAADVLSVDAQEVPETAERFFTEWKQRGKTIDRLKEELAELRAAAGGEEVEIGDAVAVVQRMDADSDELRATANAHVEDGRIAVLGSGEGGAATFVVGVPDGVGINAGEVVGDLAGRVGGGGGGPPDFAQGGGPDVDALDEALEAAPDVLRQKLEA; this comes from the coding sequence ATGAGCGACCTTACTGCGGAGTACCGCCTCGAGTACTTCGAGGAGGAGGGGTTCTCCCGGAAGGAGTGTCCGTCGTGCGGCGCGCACTTCTGGACCCGCGACGACGAGCGCGAGCTATGCGGCGAACCGCCGTGTGAGGACTACTCGTTCGTCGGCGCCCCCGGGTTCGACGAACCGTACACGCTGGAGGAGATGCGCGAGGCGTTCCTCTCGTACTTCGAGGAGCACGATCACGAACGGATCGCGCCGTACCCGGTCGCGGCGAACCGCTGGCGCGACGACGTGCTCTTGACGCAGGCGTCTATCTACGACTTCCAGCCGCTGGTCACCTCCGGGGAGACGCCGCCACCGGCGAACCCCCTCACCATCTCCCAGCCGTGTATCCGGATGCAGGACATCGACAACGTGGGCAAGACCGGGCGCCACACGATGGCGTTCGAGATGATGGCCCACCACGCGTTCAACGCCAAGGAGGAGGTCGGCGACAAGTACGCCTACTCGGGGGAGGTGTACTGGAAGGACGAGACCGTCCGGCTGTGTGACGGGCTGTTCGAGGAACTTGGCGCGGATCTGGCGGACATCACCTACATCGAGGACCCGTGGGTCGGCGGCGGCAACGCCGGGCCCGCCATCGAGGTCATCTACAAGGGCGCGGAGCTGGCGACGCTCGTCTTCATGTCGTTGGAGCAGGACCCCGACGGCGAGTACGAGTTGAAGGACGGCAACACGTACTCCGAGATGGACACGTACATCGTCGACACCGGCTACGGGCTGGAGCGGTGGACCTGGATGAGCCAGGGCACTCCCACCGTGTACGAGGCGGTGTACCCCGAGATGATCGACTTCCTCAAGGAGAACGCCGGGGTCGGTCTCACCGACGAGGAGGAGGAGCTGGTGCGCCGCGCCTCCACGCTCGCGGGCCACCTCGACATCGACGAGGTCGAGGACATCGAGGCCGCCCGCGACAACATCGCGGACAAACTCGACGTCGACACCGACGAGTTGACGACGCTACTGGAGCCGCTGGAGAACATCTACGCCATCGCCGACCACTGCCGGACGCTGGCGTACATGTTCGGCGACGAGATCGTGCCCTCGAACGTCGGGACCGGCTACCTCGCGCGGATGGTGCTCCGGCGGACGAAGCGCCTCGTCGACGAGGTCGGCGTGGACGCGCCGCTCGACGAGTTGGTCGACATGCAGGCCGACCGCCTCGGCTACCAGAACCGCGACACCATCCGTGACATGGTGCGCACCGAGGTCGAGAAGTACCGCGAGACGCTCGAACGCGGCGGCCGCAAGGTCGAGGCGCTGGCCGACGAGTACGCCGGCACCGGCGAGTCCATCCCGGTCGAGGACCTCATCGAACTGTACGACTCCCACGGCATCCAGCCGGACATGGTCGAGGAAATCGCCGCCGAGCGCGGCGCCGACGTGGAAGTGCCCGACGACTTCTACGGGCTGGTCGCCTCCCGCCACGACTCCGAGCAGGCGTTCGACCGCGACGAGTCCGCCGACGAGCGACTCGCCGACCTCCCGGAGACGGAGCGACTGTACTACGACGACCAGGACCGCACCGAGTTCGAGGCGGTCGTCCTCGACGTGTTCGAGCGCGAGGACGGCTACGACGTGGTGCTCGACCAGACGATGTTCTACCCGGAGGGCGGCGGGCAGCCAGCCGACCGGGGGACGCTGTCGACCGAGGACGCCACCGTCGAGGTCGAGGACGTCCAGCTCTCGGGCGACGTGGTGCTCCACCACACCGACGAAGACCCCGGCAAGGGCGAGTTCGTCCGTGGGCAGGTCGACGCCGAGCGCCGGCGCCGCCTGATGCGCCACCACACGGCGACCCACATCGTCGGCTACGCGGCCCGGCAGGTGCTCGGCGACCACATCCGACAGGCGGGCGCCCAGAAGGGGCTCCAGTCGTCGCGCCTCGACGTGGCCCACTACGACCGCGTGAGCCGCGAGCAGGTGAAAGAGATCGAGCGCGTCGCCAACGACCTCGTCCGCCGGAACCTCCCGGTGAAACAGGAGTGGCCCGACCGCCACGAGGCGGAGTCCGAACACGGCTTCGACCTGTACCAGGGCGGCATCCCGCCGGGCGAGCAGATTCGCCTCATCCGCGTCGGCGACGACGTGCAGGCGTGCGGTGGCACCCACGTCGCTCGGACGGGCGACATCGGGACGATCAAGCTCCTGAAGGCCGAGCCTGTCCAGGACGGCGTGGAGCGCCTCGTGTTCGCGGCGGGCGAGGCGGCAATCGACGCCACCCACCGCACCGAGGACGCGCTGTACGACGCCGCGGACGTGCTGTCGGTCGACGCCCAGGAGGTGCCCGAGACCGCCGAGCGCTTCTTCACCGAGTGGAAGCAGCGCGGCAAGACCATCGACCGCCTGAAGGAAGAGTTGGCGGAACTGCGCGCCGCCGCGGGTGGCGAGGAGGTCGAAATCGGCGACGCCGTCGCTGTCGTCCAACGGATGGACGCCGACAGCGACGAACTCCGCGCGACCGCCAACGCCCACGTCGAGGACGGTCGCATCGCCGTGCTCGGGAGTGGCGAGGGTGGCGCGGCCACCTTCGTCGTCGGCGTCCCCGACGGCGTCGGCATCAACGCCGGCGAGGTCGTCGGCGACCTCGCGGGTCGCGTCGGCGGTGGCGGTGGCGGCCCGCCGGACTTCGCGCAGGGCGGCGGCCCCGACGTGGACGCGCTCGACGAGGCGCTCGAGGCGGCGCCGGACGTCCTCCGACAGAAACTGGAGGCGTAG
- a CDS encoding TspO/MBR family protein, with amino-acid sequence MTDSASSTDRAGPLSGLDDRLDGLFGLVALVLLVNVVGGVPAVLGGPDSAWFDALVKPAIYPPSWVFGVVWTTLFTLTGAAVWLLVRADASPERRVALGAFVLQFVFNVAWTPTFFALEQIGLALGIIVVLAVLLAGTVAAFARVDRRAAVLLVPYLAWVCFAAVLNYRFLVLN; translated from the coding sequence GTGACAGACTCCGCGTCCTCGACCGACCGTGCCGGCCCCCTCTCGGGGCTCGACGACCGACTCGACGGGCTCTTCGGCCTCGTCGCGCTCGTGCTCCTCGTCAACGTCGTCGGCGGCGTGCCGGCGGTCCTCGGCGGCCCCGACTCCGCGTGGTTCGACGCGCTGGTCAAGCCCGCCATCTACCCGCCGTCGTGGGTGTTCGGCGTCGTCTGGACGACGCTGTTCACGCTCACGGGCGCGGCGGTGTGGCTCCTCGTCCGCGCGGACGCCTCGCCCGAGCGCCGGGTCGCGCTGGGGGCGTTCGTCCTCCAGTTCGTGTTCAACGTCGCGTGGACGCCGACGTTCTTCGCCCTCGAGCAGATCGGACTCGCGCTCGGCATCATCGTGGTCCTCGCGGTGCTGCTCGCGGGCACCGTCGCCGCGTTCGCCCGCGTCGACCGCCGTGCGGCGGTGCTACTGGTGCCGTATCTCGCGTGGGTGTGCTTCGCGGCGGTGTTGAACTACCGCTTCCTCGTCCTCAACTGA
- a CDS encoding GAF domain-containing protein codes for MADSLAEPSRLVLVVADESAAVPDGLVGGLGESVEGVATDVATPAALRDPLEAGDRLEAVVLVNDPHLPDDVVDLLATTRVCVIAYAETEPAADYVDGYVDAGTGAERLAEEIARARVGETRRQLRAARRRVTELHAGTARLAATESVPDLFERAIEVAERILAFDHCSISVREGDNLVSRARSTDADWLRQRVPIDESIAGRAILRDETIHVEDVTADESATDATSGSGISVPFGGDAVFQAVSRQSHAFDETDRELAELLTTHVGQAYERLRAEADLTRRERVMAELHEAAPRLVDADSEAELFELTTEIAQRVLSFDRSCVYTLEGDQFRLRATTDPDLPTAFPRGFGALGYSHAEKASLVSDDVVADSVAESHDGESRSLISVPFAEDAVFQAVTDATGAFDERDLEFAELLVSYATATRERIRSEAALREARRVTEQLHDSAADLAAADDEQALIDRAIQAAQDVLSFAESTISLREGDKLVPVATSEETLDGASRPMNLDEGVGGRTYRTGESIIVDDVAEHDDADPVRAEYRSGLSVPIGTLGVFQAVSTEPGAFDRDDLNNAELLMTHVAVSLERLRTEADLRSERDRLSALFENVPDAAVSFELADGDPVARAINSAFTETFGYGEEMIGESIDEYIVPGDAEEEAIELNERLRHGESIRRECRRETVDGVRDFLMYVVPLELGAENIGGYAIYSDITERRERERALQRQNERLDEFASVVSHDLRNPLSIAEGYLDLAQETGEDEHLQTVGEAIERMRTLIDDLLRLAREGRVVGETTAVELDDTARGAWRIVDTADASLAVDGGVVDADPDRLSELFENLFRNAVEHGGDDVHVTVEPIPGGFAVADDGPGVSPDRRDDVFEAGVSTAENGTGFGLAIVRRIADAHGWAVTLVEGEDGGARFEFTTRDG; via the coding sequence ATGGCGGATTCTCTCGCCGAGCCGTCGCGTCTCGTCCTCGTCGTCGCGGACGAGTCTGCGGCGGTCCCAGACGGACTCGTGGGCGGCCTCGGCGAGTCCGTCGAGGGGGTGGCGACCGACGTCGCCACACCTGCGGCCCTCCGCGACCCGTTGGAGGCTGGCGACCGACTCGAGGCGGTCGTGCTGGTCAACGACCCACACCTCCCCGACGACGTGGTCGACCTGCTCGCGACGACGCGGGTGTGTGTGATCGCGTACGCCGAGACGGAACCCGCCGCCGACTACGTCGACGGCTACGTCGACGCCGGAACCGGGGCCGAACGGCTCGCCGAAGAGATCGCTCGGGCGCGCGTGGGGGAGACGCGACGCCAACTGCGCGCGGCCCGCCGGCGCGTGACCGAACTCCACGCCGGGACGGCCCGACTGGCGGCGACCGAGAGCGTCCCCGACCTGTTCGAGCGGGCGATCGAAGTCGCCGAGCGGATTCTCGCGTTCGACCACTGTTCGATCTCCGTCCGCGAGGGAGACAACCTCGTCTCGCGCGCGCGGTCGACCGACGCGGACTGGCTGCGCCAGCGGGTACCCATCGACGAGTCGATCGCCGGCAGAGCCATTCTGCGCGACGAGACGATCCACGTCGAGGACGTCACCGCCGACGAGAGTGCCACGGACGCCACCTCGGGGTCGGGCATCTCGGTACCGTTTGGCGGTGACGCCGTCTTCCAGGCGGTGTCACGGCAGTCACACGCGTTCGACGAGACGGATCGCGAACTCGCCGAGTTGCTGACGACGCACGTCGGGCAGGCGTACGAACGGCTCCGGGCGGAGGCAGACCTGACCCGGCGCGAGCGCGTCATGGCGGAGCTCCACGAGGCGGCGCCGCGACTCGTCGACGCCGACAGCGAGGCGGAGCTGTTCGAGCTCACCACCGAGATCGCCCAGCGCGTGCTCTCGTTCGACCGCTCGTGCGTGTACACGCTCGAGGGCGACCAGTTCCGTCTGCGCGCGACGACCGACCCCGACCTCCCGACGGCGTTCCCCCGTGGGTTCGGGGCGCTGGGGTACAGCCACGCCGAGAAGGCGTCGCTGGTGTCCGACGACGTCGTCGCCGACAGCGTCGCCGAGTCCCACGACGGGGAGTCGCGCTCGCTCATCTCCGTCCCGTTCGCCGAAGACGCCGTCTTCCAGGCGGTGACGGACGCCACGGGAGCCTTCGACGAGCGCGACCTCGAGTTCGCCGAACTCCTGGTGTCGTACGCGACGGCGACCCGCGAGCGCATCCGCTCGGAGGCCGCGCTGCGTGAGGCGCGACGGGTCACCGAACAGCTCCACGACTCCGCCGCCGACCTGGCGGCCGCCGACGACGAGCAGGCGCTGATCGACCGCGCGATCCAGGCCGCACAGGACGTGTTGTCGTTCGCCGAGTCGACTATCTCGCTCAGGGAAGGCGACAAACTGGTCCCGGTGGCCACCTCCGAGGAGACCCTGGACGGCGCCTCGCGCCCCATGAACCTCGACGAGGGCGTCGGCGGTCGGACGTACCGCACGGGCGAGTCGATCATCGTCGACGACGTCGCGGAGCACGACGACGCCGACCCCGTTCGGGCGGAGTACCGGTCCGGGCTGTCGGTGCCTATCGGCACCCTGGGTGTGTTCCAAGCGGTGTCGACCGAGCCGGGCGCGTTCGACCGGGACGACCTCAACAACGCGGAGCTGTTGATGACGCACGTCGCCGTCTCGCTGGAGCGACTCCGGACCGAAGCCGATCTCCGATCCGAACGCGACCGGCTGTCGGCGCTGTTCGAGAACGTCCCGGACGCGGCGGTCTCCTTCGAGTTGGCCGACGGCGACCCGGTCGCCCGCGCGATCAACTCGGCGTTCACCGAGACGTTCGGCTACGGCGAGGAGATGATCGGTGAGTCCATCGACGAGTACATCGTCCCCGGCGACGCCGAGGAGGAAGCCATAGAGTTGAACGAGCGACTCCGGCACGGCGAGAGCATCCGACGCGAGTGTCGACGGGAGACCGTCGACGGCGTGCGCGACTTCCTCATGTACGTCGTGCCGCTGGAACTCGGCGCCGAGAACATCGGCGGGTACGCAATCTACTCGGACATCACCGAGCGACGCGAGCGCGAGCGAGCGCTCCAGCGGCAGAACGAGCGCCTCGACGAGTTCGCCAGCGTCGTCTCCCACGACCTCCGGAACCCGCTGTCGATCGCCGAGGGGTATCTCGACCTCGCACAGGAGACGGGCGAAGACGAGCACCTCCAGACGGTCGGCGAGGCCATCGAGCGGATGCGGACCCTCATCGACGACCTGCTGCGCCTCGCCCGCGAGGGGCGCGTTGTCGGCGAGACGACGGCGGTCGAACTCGACGACACCGCCCGCGGCGCGTGGCGGATCGTCGACACCGCGGACGCGTCGCTCGCCGTCGATGGGGGCGTCGTCGACGCCGACCCGGACCGACTGAGTGAACTGTTCGAGAACCTGTTCCGCAACGCCGTCGAGCACGGCGGCGACGACGTGCACGTGACCGTCGAGCCGATTCCCGGGGGGTTCGCGGTAGCCGACGACGGCCCGGGCGTGTCGCCCGACCGCCGCGACGACGTGTTCGAAGCCGGCGTCTCGACCGCCGAGAACGGCACCGGCTTCGGGCTGGCCATCGTCCGCCGCATCGCCGACGCCCACGGCTGGGCGGTGACGCTGGTGGAGGGGGAAGACGGGGGCGCGCGCTTCGAGTTCACGACACGCGACGGGTGA
- a CDS encoding threonine aldolase family protein, whose product MIDFRSDTVTRPSDAMRDAARDAAVGDDVYEDDPTANELEARAADLVGMEDALYVPSGTMGNQIAIRTHTDRGQELLCDEQAHVYKWELGGIPQLSQVQPRILDCGDRGVPTAEQVRDGYVAEDLHRPGTGLLCLENTHNSRGGVAVPKAAIDEAAAAAHDRDVPVHLDGARFLNACVALDTEPSEMTAEVDSVMFCLSKGLGAPVGSMLAGDAEFIQRARRIRKLFGGAMRQVGLIAAPGLLALENVDRLADDHANAARLAAGLNEIPGLSAPAPDTNIVMVNSEAAGLTGEELSAACKEAGVKFHAFGEYTCRLCTHLDVDEDDVDEALDLIAAAVADA is encoded by the coding sequence ATGATCGACTTCCGGTCGGACACGGTGACGCGGCCCAGCGACGCGATGCGAGACGCCGCCCGCGACGCCGCCGTCGGCGACGACGTGTACGAGGACGACCCCACCGCAAACGAGTTGGAAGCGCGCGCAGCCGACCTCGTCGGGATGGAAGACGCGCTGTACGTCCCCTCGGGGACGATGGGCAACCAGATCGCCATCCGCACGCACACCGACCGCGGGCAGGAACTCCTCTGTGACGAGCAGGCCCACGTGTACAAGTGGGAACTGGGCGGGATCCCGCAACTGTCGCAGGTGCAACCGCGCATCCTCGACTGCGGCGACCGCGGCGTCCCCACCGCCGAGCAGGTGCGCGACGGCTACGTCGCCGAGGACCTCCACCGCCCCGGCACGGGGCTGTTGTGTCTGGAGAACACCCACAACTCCCGCGGCGGGGTCGCGGTCCCGAAGGCCGCTATCGACGAGGCCGCCGCCGCCGCCCACGACCGCGACGTGCCGGTCCACCTCGACGGCGCGCGCTTCCTCAACGCCTGCGTCGCGCTCGACACCGAGCCGAGCGAGATGACCGCCGAGGTCGACTCGGTGATGTTCTGTCTCTCGAAGGGACTCGGCGCGCCGGTTGGCTCGATGCTCGCTGGCGACGCCGAGTTCATCCAGCGCGCCCGTCGTATCCGGAAGCTGTTCGGCGGCGCGATGCGGCAGGTCGGCCTCATCGCTGCGCCCGGCCTGCTCGCGTTGGAGAACGTCGACCGCCTCGCCGACGACCACGCCAACGCCGCCCGCCTCGCCGCGGGGCTGAACGAGATTCCGGGGCTGTCGGCACCCGCGCCGGACACGAACATCGTGATGGTGAACAGCGAGGCCGCCGGGCTCACCGGCGAGGAACTGTCCGCCGCCTGCAAGGAGGCGGGCGTGAAGTTCCACGCCTTCGGCGAGTACACCTGTCGGCTGTGCACCCACCTCGACGTGGACGAGGACGACGTGGACGAGGCGCTCGACCTGATCGCGGCGGCGGTCGCCGACGCCTGA